GTTCAGCCCGCCAGCAGGTGCGAGACGCGCTTGGTGATCAGGTACGCGTCGAGGGCCTCGGGGCCGCCCTCCCTGCCGTAGCCGCTCTCCTTCACGCCGCCGGACGGGGCCTCGGCGACGGAGCCGCCGCAGTGGTTGATGGAGAGGATGCCGGCCTCCAGCGCATCCGAGAGCTTCTCGGCGGTGGCGGCGGACTCGGTGAACCCGTAGGCGGCAAGGCCGTAGGGAAGGGAGTTGGCGATGGCCAGGGTCTCGTCCAGGTCGGTGAACGGGACGATCGGGGCGAGCGGGCCGAAGGGCTCCTCGTGCATCAGCCGCGCGTCCGCCGGTACGTCGGTGAGGACGGTCGGGGCGTAGAAGTAGCCGTCGCGCTCCAGGCGTTGACCACCGGTGAGCACCTTGGCGCCGCGTTCCACGGCGTCGGCGACCAGGGTCTCGATCGCGTGCAGCCGGCGTTCGTTGGCCAGCGGACCCATGGTGGTGTCGGCGTCGAGGCCGTCTCCTACGGTGACGTGCTGAGCGGCCTTCACGAACTCGGCGGTGAACTCCCGGGCGATGCTCGCGTGGACGAAGAAGCGGCTCGGGGAGGTGCACACCTGGCCGGCGTTGAAGAACTTCGCCTGGGCCGCCTTGCGGGCGGACTTCACGGGGTCGGCGTCCCCGCAGACGATGACCGGGGCGTGGCCGCCGAGTTCCATCAGGGTGGGCTTCATGACCTCGCCGGCCTGGGCGGCGAGGAGCTTGCCGACCGGGACCGAGCCGGTGAAGGCGACCAGCCGGATCCGCGGCGAAGGGATCAAGTGGGCGGAGACTTCCGCCGGTTCACCGAAGACGAGGTTGAGGACACCCGCGGGAAGTCCCGCGTCGGCGTAGCAGGCGACCAGCGCGGCGGCCGTGCCCGGTGTCTCCTCGGACGCCTTGATGACGATCGAGCAGCCCGCGGACAGAGCGGAGGAGAGCTTGCGGTTGGGGCCGCCGACCGGGAAGTTCCAGGGCACGAACGCGGCGACGGGGCCGACCGGTTCGCGGCGGACGGTGAGGACGGTGCCGGGTGCGGACGGGATGATCCGGCCGTAGGCACGGCGGGCGTCCTCGATGTGCCAGCGCAGGGTGTCGGCGGTGCGCAGGGCCTCGGTGGTGCCCTCGCGGAGCGGCTTGCCCTGCTCCTGGGCCATGATCCGGCCGATCTCGGGGGCGCGCTCGGTGATGAGGTCGGCGGCGGCGTGCAGGATCGCGGAGCGCTTGGCTATCGGGGTGTCGCGCCAGACGCGGAAGCCCTCGGTGGCCGCGTCGAGGGCGCGGTCGAGGTCCGCGGTGGTGGCGAGGGGTACGTCGCCGATCACCTTCTCGGTGGCCGGGTTCACGATCGGGGCGGTCCGTCCGGTGCCGCCCTGGCACCACTCGCCCGCGATGTACATGCGGACGGCGGGGTAGCCGTGGTCGGAGGTCATGAGTGGGTGCCCTCTCAGGCTGGGAGGAGAGTCAGGTGGCGGGGGCGTCCTGCTGGTCGCGGTTGGAGCGCAGCGCCCAGATGTGGTGCGGCGGGGTCGTCTCGTGGACGCGGGTCTCGTAGGTGTCGTCGACGCGGTCCATGTCCGCCGCGTACTCGACGCGGCCGCCGCACGGGGCGTGCAGGAAGCGGAAGACGTTCGAGCCGACGGTGTGGCGGCCGAGCTTGCGGGCCTCCCGCCAGCCGCGCTCGATCATGAAGTTGCCGCCCTCGATGACGTCGTCGAAGCCGGGGACCTCGTAGGCGATGTGGTTGACGCCGGCGCGGTCGGGGCGGTGGCACAGCAGCATGGTGTGCTGGTCGTCGTCGCCCGGTGCCTGCATGAAGACGCCCATCGGTTCGACGATGTCGGTGGGCCGGAAGCCGAGCCGGTCGGTGTAGAAGGCGACGGCCTCCTCACGCCCGGCCTTCACGATGTTCAGCGCGACATGGCACATGCGCAGCGGGAAGGCCCGGGTGAGCGGTTCCAGCGCGGTGTTCCAGCGGTCGACGCTGCCCGAGACGTTGGCGGGGCGCGGGGTGACGTCCGCGCTCTTCGGGCGGGCCAGGGTGAGCCCGACGCCGAAGCCGCTCTCGTCGACGGTGTGGTGGACGCCGTCGGCGCTCTCGTGGACCTTGCGGTCGCGGCCCAACTCGGCGACCAGCCTGGCCAGTTCATCCGGGGTGTCGACGCCCCACACGACCTCGCGGATCGTCGGCCCCGACTCCACCGGCGGCGGCAGCGGGGGGCCGGGCACGGTGTCCAGGTGGAGGGTCTGCCCGGTGAGGGTCTCGAGGACCGCGTGTTCCTCGGTCCGCTCCAGCAGGAACAGCCCGAAGTCGCCGAAGAAACGGACACATTCGTCTACGTCGTCGATCCCGTAGGTGACGGATTCGATTCTCTGGATTCCCATGGATGCCTCGTTTCGCGGGTCGCCCGGCGAGCCTAGATTTCGGGGCGTGAAGGCCTCAATGGTCCGGGCTCGTCTGAATTCGCAATCGTTTCTTGCGGCTACGACTCGATGGCCGGAATGGGGTTCTGCGAGAACCATTCGGCGAGGAAGTCCAGGAACACGCTGACCTTGCGCGGGGTGGCCTGCCCTGGGCCGTAGATCGCGAACAGGGGGCGGTCGGGGACCGCCAGCTCGGGGAGCAGGACCTGGAGGGCGCCGGTCATCAGGTCGTCGTAGGCCGGGCGCTGGGGCAGCAGGGCGATGCCGCGGCCGTGGACGGCGGCCTTCTGGAGGGCGATGTAGGAGTTGGACGAGAAGGCGATGTTGCGGATCTTGTGCAGGGTCGAGGCGTGGCCGTGGCCGATGCGCCAGACCGGGTCGTTGACGTGGACGAGGCAGTCGTGGTGGGCGAGGCCGTTGGGTTCGGTGAGCGGGCCGCCGCGCTCCAGGTACGTCTGGGAGGCGCAGAGCACGAAGGGCAGCGAGGCGATCTTCTTGAGGCGGACGCTGGAGTCGCGCAGGTCGCGGGTG
This window of the Streptomyces sp. N50 genome carries:
- a CDS encoding NAD-dependent succinate-semialdehyde dehydrogenase, whose amino-acid sequence is MTSDHGYPAVRMYIAGEWCQGGTGRTAPIVNPATEKVIGDVPLATTADLDRALDAATEGFRVWRDTPIAKRSAILHAAADLITERAPEIGRIMAQEQGKPLREGTTEALRTADTLRWHIEDARRAYGRIIPSAPGTVLTVRREPVGPVAAFVPWNFPVGGPNRKLSSALSAGCSIVIKASEETPGTAAALVACYADAGLPAGVLNLVFGEPAEVSAHLIPSPRIRLVAFTGSVPVGKLLAAQAGEVMKPTLMELGGHAPVIVCGDADPVKSARKAAQAKFFNAGQVCTSPSRFFVHASIAREFTAEFVKAAQHVTVGDGLDADTTMGPLANERRLHAIETLVADAVERGAKVLTGGQRLERDGYFYAPTVLTDVPADARLMHEEPFGPLAPIVPFTDLDETLAIANSLPYGLAAYGFTESAATAEKLSDALEAGILSINHCGGSVAEAPSGGVKESGYGREGGPEALDAYLITKRVSHLLAG
- a CDS encoding VOC family protein gives rise to the protein MGIQRIESVTYGIDDVDECVRFFGDFGLFLLERTEEHAVLETLTGQTLHLDTVPGPPLPPPVESGPTIREVVWGVDTPDELARLVAELGRDRKVHESADGVHHTVDESGFGVGLTLARPKSADVTPRPANVSGSVDRWNTALEPLTRAFPLRMCHVALNIVKAGREEAVAFYTDRLGFRPTDIVEPMGVFMQAPGDDDQHTMLLCHRPDRAGVNHIAYEVPGFDDVIEGGNFMIERGWREARKLGRHTVGSNVFRFLHAPCGGRVEYAADMDRVDDTYETRVHETTPPHHIWALRSNRDQQDAPAT
- a CDS encoding LysR family transcriptional regulator; translated protein: MDRLLLMHSFVTVAQAGSFSGAAKKLGSSGSLVSRHVAELERQVGVRLVNRTARSVSLTEPGLKYAEFAARILDEIEAEDAVISHLHDRAEGTLSIICPKWIGSLDLGDAIAAFSAAHPKIHVRFELGGMSDRTYDFLDSGFDVAFHTRDLRDSSVRLKKIASLPFVLCASQTYLERGGPLTEPNGLAHHDCLVHVNDPVWRIGHGHASTLHKIRNIAFSSNSYIALQKAAVHGRGIALLPQRPAYDDLMTGALQVLLPELAVPDRPLFAIYGPGQATPRKVSVFLDFLAEWFSQNPIPAIES